A stretch of Anaeromyxobacter dehalogenans 2CP-1 DNA encodes these proteins:
- a CDS encoding TolC family protein, translating into MTTHIPSKASRLATLAAAAALLAPAAALAAPLTIEDAIRAAWARNPGLQASAAQAEAARADADRARDARLPTLSFTARAFRTDEPMMAFGTRLDQGRITMADFEPARLNDPPGIGGVGAGASIQVPLFMGGRLLAGQSAAGAMAGAEGASHAQRQRELAAGVVQAYFGAQAADEGVRYAEDLLAQAQETERFVRQRAAQQLALEADVARAVAFRAQAEAERAAALQRRATARSALVMLAGDEVADAELTTPIDALPALPGGAAPPPERPDLLAARLQRDAAEAGVRAARGSLLPALFAQASAETLRTPSLSDGTAWTMVGVMAKWDLSLGDARALRAAQARATAAGDALVWREREAAREGGEARRAVETADARVRSAQEAVAASEEARRMRAARHRQGMLPLTDLLDAETGLAGARALLVASRLEARLARARLALALNAPIEGLTP; encoded by the coding sequence GTGACCACGCACATTCCTTCCAAGGCCTCCCGCCTGGCGACGCTCGCCGCCGCCGCGGCGCTCCTCGCGCCCGCCGCGGCCCTCGCCGCGCCGCTCACCATCGAGGACGCGATCCGCGCGGCCTGGGCGCGGAACCCGGGCCTGCAGGCCTCGGCCGCGCAGGCCGAGGCGGCCCGGGCCGACGCCGACCGCGCCCGCGACGCCCGCCTCCCCACGCTCTCCTTCACCGCCCGGGCGTTCCGCACCGACGAGCCGATGATGGCGTTCGGCACCCGGCTCGATCAGGGCCGGATCACCATGGCCGACTTCGAGCCCGCCCGCCTGAACGATCCGCCGGGCATCGGCGGCGTGGGCGCCGGCGCCAGCATCCAGGTGCCGCTGTTCATGGGCGGCCGGCTGCTCGCCGGGCAGAGCGCCGCGGGCGCCATGGCCGGCGCGGAGGGCGCCTCGCACGCGCAGCGGCAGCGCGAGCTGGCCGCGGGCGTGGTGCAGGCGTACTTCGGCGCGCAGGCCGCCGACGAGGGCGTCCGCTACGCGGAGGACCTGCTCGCGCAGGCGCAGGAGACCGAGCGCTTCGTCCGCCAGCGCGCCGCCCAGCAGCTCGCGCTCGAGGCGGACGTGGCCCGCGCGGTGGCGTTCCGCGCGCAGGCCGAGGCCGAGCGCGCCGCAGCGCTGCAGCGCCGCGCCACCGCCCGCTCGGCGCTCGTGATGCTGGCCGGCGACGAGGTGGCCGACGCCGAGCTGACCACGCCCATCGACGCGCTGCCCGCGCTCCCCGGAGGCGCCGCCCCGCCGCCCGAGCGCCCCGACCTGCTCGCCGCGCGCCTGCAGCGCGACGCGGCCGAGGCCGGCGTGCGCGCCGCGCGCGGCAGCCTGCTCCCGGCGCTGTTCGCCCAGGCGAGCGCCGAGACCCTGCGCACCCCCAGCCTCTCCGACGGCACCGCCTGGACCATGGTGGGCGTCATGGCGAAGTGGGACCTGTCGCTCGGCGACGCCCGCGCGCTGCGGGCCGCCCAGGCCCGCGCCACCGCCGCCGGCGACGCGCTGGTCTGGCGCGAGCGCGAGGCCGCTCGCGAGGGCGGCGAGGCGCGCCGCGCGGTGGAGACCGCCGACGCCCGGGTGCGCTCCGCCCAGGAGGCGGTGGCCGCCTCCGAGGAGGCGCGCCGGATGCGCGCCGCCCGCCATCGCCAGGGGATGCTCCCCCTCACCGACCTGCTCGACGCCGAGACCGGCCTCGCCGGCGCCCGGGCCCTGCTCGTCGCGAGCCGCCTGGAGGCGCGCCTGGCGCGCGCCCGGCTCGCCCTCGCCCTCAACGCTCCCATCGAAGGACTCACGCCATGA
- the mgtE gene encoding magnesium transporter, with the protein MADTEAREEVTAEELADLWPVLSPEDRVEGFHLLPRAEAEDLFLTRSARDQADLLRAVPHEEQRSWARLLAPDDAADLVQAAEPEERERLLGLLDEQTRRDVRALLAYAEDDAGGLMSPRYARLRPDMTMDEAIIYLRRQAQERLETIYYVYVLDDAQRLLGVVSFRELFAAQPGRRVRDIMRTDPVTVRDDQDQEAVSRVFRDTDFMALPVVDAEGHLKGIVTVDDIVDVVEEEATEDIQKIGGMEALGAPYLEVGFTAMVKKRAGWLAALFLGEMLTATAMARYEGEIARAVVLALFVPLIISSGGNSGSQATTLVIRAMALGEVRLRDWWRVMRREIGAGLALGAVLGTIGFLRIVLWQAVRPTYGEHYLLVAATVFCSLIGVVTFGTLAGSLLPFVLRSLKLDPASASAPFVATLVDVTGLVIYFTTATLILSGTLL; encoded by the coding sequence ATGGCCGACACCGAGGCGCGCGAGGAGGTCACCGCCGAGGAGCTGGCGGACCTGTGGCCGGTGCTCTCCCCCGAGGACCGGGTGGAGGGCTTCCACCTGCTGCCGCGGGCGGAGGCGGAGGACCTGTTCCTGACGCGCTCGGCGCGCGACCAGGCCGATCTCCTCCGCGCCGTGCCGCACGAGGAGCAGCGCTCCTGGGCGCGCCTGCTCGCGCCGGACGACGCCGCCGACCTGGTGCAGGCGGCGGAGCCGGAGGAGCGCGAGCGGCTGCTCGGCCTGCTCGACGAGCAGACCCGGCGCGACGTGCGCGCGCTGCTCGCCTACGCCGAGGACGACGCCGGCGGCCTGATGAGCCCGCGGTACGCGCGGCTCCGGCCGGACATGACGATGGACGAGGCCATCATCTACCTGCGCCGCCAGGCCCAGGAGCGGCTCGAGACCATCTACTACGTGTACGTGCTCGACGACGCGCAGCGGCTGCTCGGGGTGGTGAGCTTCCGCGAGCTGTTCGCCGCGCAGCCGGGGCGCCGGGTGCGCGACATCATGCGCACCGACCCGGTCACCGTGCGCGACGACCAGGACCAGGAGGCGGTGAGCCGCGTGTTCCGCGACACCGACTTCATGGCGCTGCCGGTGGTGGACGCCGAGGGGCACCTCAAGGGCATCGTCACGGTGGACGACATCGTCGACGTGGTCGAGGAGGAGGCCACCGAGGACATCCAGAAGATCGGCGGCATGGAGGCCCTGGGGGCGCCGTACCTCGAGGTCGGCTTCACCGCCATGGTGAAGAAGCGCGCCGGCTGGCTCGCCGCCCTGTTCCTGGGCGAGATGCTGACCGCCACAGCCATGGCGCGCTACGAGGGCGAGATCGCGCGCGCGGTGGTGCTGGCGCTGTTCGTGCCGCTCATCATCTCGTCGGGCGGCAACTCCGGCTCGCAGGCCACCACCCTCGTCATCCGCGCCATGGCGCTCGGCGAGGTCCGGCTCCGCGACTGGTGGCGGGTGATGCGGCGCGAGATCGGCGCCGGGCTCGCGCTCGGCGCCGTGCTCGGCACCATCGGGTTCCTGCGCATCGTGCTGTGGCAGGCGGTGCGGCCCACCTACGGTGAGCACTACCTGCTGGTCGCCGCCACCGTGTTCTGCAGCCTGATCGGCGTGGTGACGTTCGGGACGCTGGCGGGCTCGCTGCTGCCGTTCGTGCTGCGCAGCCTGAAGCTGGACCCCGCCAGCGCCTCCGCGCCGTTCGTGGCCACGCTGGTCGACGTGACCGGGCTCGTCATCTACTTCACCACGGCGACGCTGATCCTCTCCGGCACGCTGCTCTGA
- the pyrF gene encoding orotidine-5'-phosphate decarboxylase has product MKPSERICAALDFPTFAAAEPFARAVAPEVGLLKVGLELFAAEGPAAVRGAARLGRPVFLDLKLHDIPNTVEGAARSAAASGAALLTVHAAGGAEMVRAAVRGAGPGVRVLAVTVLTSLDAAALDAVGLAGPPEAAVVRLARLAVVAGAGGIVCSPHEVAAVRAAVGPGPLLVVPGVRPAGAAKGDQARVATPAEAVRAGADVIVVGRPLRDAPDPAAAARAIAAGL; this is encoded by the coding sequence ATGAAGCCGTCGGAACGGATCTGCGCCGCGCTCGACTTCCCCACCTTCGCCGCGGCGGAGCCGTTCGCGCGGGCCGTCGCGCCGGAGGTCGGCCTGCTCAAGGTGGGCCTCGAGCTGTTCGCGGCCGAAGGGCCCGCCGCGGTGCGCGGCGCGGCGCGGCTGGGCCGGCCGGTGTTCCTCGACCTGAAGCTGCACGACATCCCCAACACCGTGGAGGGCGCGGCGCGGAGCGCGGCCGCGAGCGGCGCGGCGCTGCTGACCGTGCACGCCGCCGGCGGCGCGGAGATGGTGAGGGCGGCCGTGCGCGGCGCCGGCCCCGGGGTGCGGGTGCTGGCGGTGACGGTGCTCACCAGCCTGGACGCCGCGGCGCTCGACGCCGTCGGCCTCGCCGGCCCGCCCGAGGCGGCGGTGGTCCGGCTGGCGCGGCTGGCGGTGGTCGCCGGCGCCGGCGGGATCGTCTGCTCGCCGCACGAGGTCGCGGCGGTGCGCGCGGCGGTGGGGCCCGGCCCGCTGCTGGTGGTGCCCGGGGTCCGGCCCGCGGGGGCGGCGAAGGGCGATCAAGCCCGGGTGGCGACGCCCGCCGAGGCGGTGCGCGCCGGCGCCGACGTCATCGTGGTGGGGCGACCGCTCCGCGACGCGCCGGATCCGGCCGCCGCGGCCCGCGCCATCGCCGCCGGGCTCTAG
- a CDS encoding CPXCG motif-containing cysteine-rich protein yields MDIEIECPYCGELVTIFVDPGGGASQTYVEDCPVCCRPWTVHAVEEEPGGFAVAVGRQDD; encoded by the coding sequence TTGGACATCGAGATCGAGTGCCCGTACTGCGGCGAGCTGGTGACGATCTTCGTCGATCCCGGCGGCGGGGCGTCGCAGACGTACGTCGAGGACTGCCCGGTATGCTGCCGGCCCTGGACCGTGCACGCGGTCGAGGAGGAGCCCGGCGGGTTCGCGGTCGCGGTGGGGCGCCAGGACGACTGA
- a CDS encoding efflux RND transporter permease subunit, with amino-acid sequence MTIPEQGQRLGLAGRLARPFLRSKLTPVIVLASILLGLAAVWLTPREEEPQIVVPMVDVMVPFPGASPRDVETQLVTPLERRLWGIPGVEYLYSSSRANVGFITVRFKVNEPLEPSLVKVHQELGAHPELLPSGTLPPVVRALTIDDVPFLTVTLHAEDPLPAGELRKLGEEVARELSDVPRTASVQVVGGARRTVRVEPDPARLRALSVSLAELHQALQGAQAQLPAGALVEGGKRIELEAQGFARSAAELDRVVVTVRDGRPIYVEDVARVVDGPEPEPAVVLTAEKGKEGFEQAVSIVVAKRPGTNATELAHEVLAKVDALRGGLIPAGVKADVTRNYGETAGEKSNELIEHLLIATLSVIALILLAMGWRSAVVVAVAVPVTLALTLLITYLNGYTLNRVTLFALIFSIGILVDDAIVVVENIHRHLHLPGPKRSFAQVVLDAVDEVGNPTILATVAVIAAILPMAMVRGLMGPYMRPIPVGASVAMVFSLLIAFVVSPWAAMKVFRKEAHLPDTDATGLHPADPGREPPEPASAEPHAVAESAPEGRIARLDRKVIRALLGSWKVQLGFLALVTALLLGAVALLFTGAVKVKMLPFDNKSEFQVQLDLPAGAAREEALALGQDVARRLLAEPEVESVQVHSGVAAPFTFVGMVRHSFLREAPEMVDLQVNLSPKGERKAASHAIAVRVRPLVEALAHPAGARVKVVEIPPGPPVLATMVAEIYAPSAQERDRLGREVKAAFDAVPGVVDVDSSLNPTSPKLALAVDREKAALHGVQPAHVVQTLAAAGYGAPLGTFHGSQGAAQVPVLLQLAPAQRTRLDAMLALTVPGARGLVPLSELVRVEETREAPEIQHKNLKPVTYVTSDLAGEIESPLYALLALNQKLEGLKGDRGEPVARYGLAHPPDTEHASMKWDGEWHITLEVFRDLGLAFGAVMLLIYVLMVGWFQSFSMPLVILVPIPLSLVGILPAHGLWGAFFTATSMIGFIAGAGIVVRNSIILVDFAELKLREGMPLAAAVEEAVLVRFRPMALTSLAVIVGSAVMLADPIFQGLAVALMAGAVASTLLSRYAVPVIYYVLARRGRAAELQREGARAAELAAQSSVPERISVAVVK; translated from the coding sequence GTGACGATCCCCGAGCAGGGCCAGCGCCTCGGCCTGGCCGGGCGCCTGGCGCGCCCGTTCCTGCGCTCCAAGCTCACGCCCGTCATCGTCCTCGCCTCCATCCTGCTCGGGCTGGCCGCGGTCTGGCTGACCCCGCGCGAGGAGGAGCCGCAGATCGTCGTCCCCATGGTCGACGTGATGGTGCCGTTCCCCGGCGCCAGCCCGCGCGACGTGGAGACCCAGCTCGTCACCCCGCTCGAGCGCCGGCTCTGGGGCATCCCGGGCGTCGAGTACCTGTACAGCTCGAGCCGGGCCAACGTCGGTTTCATCACCGTGCGCTTCAAGGTGAACGAGCCGCTCGAGCCCTCGCTGGTGAAGGTGCACCAGGAGCTGGGCGCGCACCCCGAGCTCTTGCCCTCCGGCACGCTGCCCCCGGTGGTGCGGGCGCTCACCATCGACGACGTCCCGTTCCTGACGGTCACGCTCCACGCCGAGGACCCGCTCCCGGCCGGCGAGCTGCGCAAGCTGGGCGAGGAGGTGGCGCGCGAGCTCTCCGACGTGCCGCGCACCGCCAGCGTGCAGGTGGTGGGCGGCGCCCGCCGCACCGTGCGCGTCGAGCCGGATCCGGCGCGGCTGCGCGCACTCTCGGTGTCGCTCGCCGAGCTGCACCAGGCGCTGCAGGGCGCCCAGGCCCAGCTCCCGGCCGGCGCGCTGGTCGAGGGCGGCAAGCGCATCGAGCTGGAGGCGCAGGGCTTCGCCCGGTCCGCCGCCGAGCTGGACCGGGTGGTGGTGACGGTCCGCGACGGCCGACCCATCTACGTCGAGGACGTGGCCCGGGTGGTGGACGGCCCCGAGCCCGAGCCGGCGGTGGTGCTCACCGCCGAGAAGGGCAAGGAGGGCTTCGAGCAGGCCGTGTCCATCGTGGTCGCGAAGCGGCCGGGCACGAACGCCACCGAGCTCGCCCACGAGGTCCTCGCCAAGGTGGACGCGCTCCGCGGCGGGCTCATCCCGGCCGGCGTGAAGGCCGACGTCACCCGCAACTACGGCGAGACCGCCGGCGAGAAGTCGAACGAGCTCATCGAGCACCTGCTCATCGCCACGCTCTCGGTGATCGCGCTCATCCTGCTCGCGATGGGCTGGCGCTCGGCGGTGGTGGTGGCGGTGGCGGTGCCGGTCACGCTGGCGCTCACCCTGCTCATCACCTACCTGAACGGCTACACGCTGAACCGCGTCACGCTGTTCGCGCTCATCTTCTCCATCGGCATCCTGGTGGACGACGCCATCGTGGTGGTCGAGAACATCCACCGCCACCTGCACCTGCCCGGCCCGAAGCGCAGCTTCGCCCAGGTGGTGCTGGACGCGGTGGACGAGGTCGGCAACCCCACCATCCTCGCCACCGTCGCGGTGATCGCCGCCATCCTCCCCATGGCCATGGTCCGCGGGCTGATGGGCCCGTACATGCGCCCCATCCCTGTGGGCGCCAGCGTGGCGATGGTGTTCTCGCTCCTCATCGCGTTCGTGGTGAGCCCCTGGGCCGCCATGAAGGTGTTCCGCAAGGAGGCGCACCTCCCCGACACCGACGCCACCGGGCTCCACCCGGCCGATCCGGGCCGCGAGCCGCCGGAGCCGGCCTCGGCGGAGCCGCACGCCGTGGCCGAGTCGGCGCCGGAGGGCCGCATCGCCCGCCTCGACCGCAAGGTCATCCGCGCGCTGCTCGGCTCGTGGAAGGTGCAGCTCGGCTTCCTGGCGCTGGTGACGGCGCTCCTGCTCGGCGCGGTGGCGCTGCTCTTCACCGGCGCGGTGAAGGTGAAGATGCTGCCGTTCGACAACAAGAGCGAGTTCCAGGTGCAGCTCGACCTGCCCGCCGGCGCCGCGCGCGAGGAGGCGCTGGCGCTGGGGCAGGACGTCGCCCGCCGCCTGCTGGCCGAGCCGGAGGTGGAGAGCGTCCAGGTGCACTCCGGGGTGGCCGCCCCGTTCACGTTCGTCGGCATGGTCCGCCACAGCTTCCTGCGCGAGGCGCCGGAGATGGTGGACCTGCAGGTGAACCTCTCGCCCAAGGGCGAGCGCAAGGCCGCCAGCCACGCCATCGCGGTGCGGGTCCGCCCGCTCGTCGAGGCGCTGGCGCACCCGGCCGGCGCGCGCGTCAAGGTGGTCGAGATCCCGCCGGGCCCGCCGGTGCTCGCCACCATGGTGGCGGAGATCTACGCGCCGTCCGCGCAGGAGCGCGACCGCCTGGGCCGCGAGGTCAAGGCCGCGTTCGACGCGGTGCCGGGCGTCGTCGACGTGGACTCCTCGCTGAACCCGACCAGCCCGAAGCTGGCGCTGGCGGTGGACCGCGAGAAGGCGGCGCTGCACGGCGTGCAGCCCGCCCACGTGGTGCAGACGCTGGCCGCGGCGGGCTACGGCGCGCCGCTCGGCACGTTCCACGGCTCGCAGGGCGCCGCGCAGGTGCCGGTGCTGCTGCAGCTCGCGCCGGCGCAGCGGACCCGCCTCGACGCGATGCTCGCGCTCACGGTCCCGGGCGCGCGCGGGCTGGTGCCGCTCTCCGAGCTGGTGCGCGTCGAGGAGACGCGCGAGGCGCCGGAGATCCAGCACAAGAACCTGAAGCCGGTGACCTACGTCACCTCCGACCTGGCCGGCGAGATCGAGAGCCCGCTCTATGCGCTCCTGGCGCTGAACCAGAAGCTGGAGGGGCTGAAGGGCGACCGCGGCGAGCCGGTGGCCCGCTACGGCCTGGCCCACCCGCCCGACACCGAGCACGCCTCGATGAAGTGGGACGGCGAGTGGCACATCACGCTGGAGGTGTTCCGCGACCTCGGGCTCGCGTTCGGCGCGGTGATGCTGCTCATCTACGTGCTCATGGTGGGCTGGTTCCAGAGCTTCTCGATGCCGCTCGTGATCCTGGTCCCCATCCCGCTGTCGCTCGTCGGCATCCTGCCGGCGCACGGCCTGTGGGGCGCGTTCTTCACCGCCACCAGCATGATCGGCTTCATCGCCGGCGCCGGCATCGTGGTGCGCAACAGCATCATCCTGGTGGACTTCGCCGAGCTGAAGCTGCGCGAGGGGATGCCGCTCGCGGCCGCGGTGGAGGAGGCGGTGCTGGTCCGCTTCCGGCCCATGGCGCTCACCTCGCTCGCGGTCATCGTGGGCAGCGCGGTGATGCTGGCCGACCCCATCTTCCAGGGCCTGGCGGTGGCGCTCATGGCCGGCGCGGTGGCATCGACCCTGCTCTCGCGCTACGCGGTGCCGGTGATCTACTACGTGCTGGCGCGGCGCGGCCGCGCGGCCGAGCTGCAGCGCGAGGGGGCGCGGGCCGCCGAGCTCGCCGCTCAGAGCAGCGTGCCGGAGAGGATCAGCGTCGCCGTGGTGAAGTAG
- a CDS encoding Smr/MutS family protein, translated as MAKRPFNEGLQKLKALSPPREERPQKPVRPPPPPPPAPPAEPSESELWAQATRGARPVERGPDTVAPPAPRGAPGAHWHPDLEAIDALRALVSGEAPFDLSDSDEYIEGRVAGLDQSVVRKLRRGEFAVQGHVDLHGLTRAEAKQAVDAYLRGARQAGKRCVLVVHGRGLHSKDQLPVLKDALRSWLASARFARHVLAFATARPVDGGAGALYVLLRRPGR; from the coding sequence GTGGCGAAGCGGCCGTTCAACGAGGGTTTGCAGAAGCTGAAGGCGCTCTCTCCTCCCCGTGAGGAGCGGCCCCAGAAGCCCGTACGCCCTCCCCCGCCGCCGCCCCCCGCGCCGCCCGCGGAGCCGAGCGAGTCCGAGCTGTGGGCGCAGGCGACGCGCGGCGCGCGCCCGGTCGAGCGCGGGCCCGACACCGTGGCGCCGCCCGCGCCCCGCGGCGCCCCCGGCGCCCACTGGCACCCGGACCTCGAGGCCATCGACGCGCTCCGCGCCCTGGTCTCGGGGGAGGCGCCCTTCGACCTCTCCGACTCCGACGAGTACATCGAGGGCCGGGTGGCCGGGCTCGACCAGTCGGTGGTCCGCAAGCTCCGCCGCGGCGAGTTCGCGGTGCAGGGCCACGTGGACCTGCACGGTCTGACGCGCGCCGAGGCGAAGCAGGCGGTGGACGCGTACCTGCGCGGCGCGCGGCAGGCGGGCAAGCGCTGCGTCCTGGTGGTCCACGGCCGCGGGCTGCACTCCAAGGACCAGCTCCCGGTGCTGAAGGACGCGCTCAGGAGCTGGCTCGCCTCGGCGCGCTTCGCGCGGCACGTGCTGGCGTTCGCGACCGCGCGGCCGGTGGATGGCGGGGCGGGGGCGCTCTACGTGCTGCTGCGCCGGCCCGGGCGATAG
- a CDS encoding DUF4388 domain-containing protein, translated as MRAKLSVGAEGQVTLPPREAEALGLAGGGDAELVSARGAFALIAPARGETPRSWFAGSLSALSVPEVIQFVFTSLKTGVLLLAFGADGEHAAAPDRPEQLRRRSIFFRDGQVVFASSSEPAERLGPMLVRSGLVRPEDQERCRHLVSAGHPLGQVLVDQGLLSPGQLYEGMTLQVTEILMGAFLEPAGTFAFLEGRTDEQNAVKLPQRTRELLLEGMRRVEEAEQLGRELGGRDVVLHRARGGADAAGGLAALEARLVEAVDGVRTIGEAARAASLTLREALATAVMLVRRGVLAAPAVPAAPAPEPVPETPRPTPPPGVRTSGPFEIYRRIFVRVHEALAAAQPDASARLNSYFERLPPKQRALFEGVRLAEDGSVDVMLVLANVLAVGTWTGAAARARALEALEDLLAFALFEVKNCLPRPEADALLREVGRMQVGKA; from the coding sequence ATGCGCGCGAAGCTGTCGGTGGGGGCCGAGGGCCAGGTCACGTTGCCGCCGCGCGAGGCGGAGGCGCTGGGGCTCGCCGGAGGTGGCGACGCCGAGCTGGTGTCGGCGCGCGGCGCGTTCGCGCTCATCGCCCCCGCGCGCGGCGAGACGCCGCGCTCGTGGTTCGCGGGTTCGCTCTCGGCGCTCTCCGTGCCCGAGGTGATCCAGTTCGTGTTCACCTCGCTCAAGACCGGCGTGCTGCTGCTCGCGTTCGGCGCCGACGGCGAGCACGCGGCCGCGCCCGACCGGCCCGAGCAGCTGCGGCGGCGCAGCATCTTCTTCCGCGACGGGCAGGTGGTGTTCGCCTCCTCGTCCGAGCCCGCCGAGCGGCTCGGCCCGATGCTGGTGCGGTCCGGCCTGGTCCGGCCCGAGGACCAGGAGCGCTGCCGCCACCTCGTCTCCGCCGGTCATCCGCTCGGGCAGGTGCTGGTGGACCAGGGGCTGCTCTCGCCCGGCCAGCTCTACGAGGGGATGACGCTCCAGGTGACCGAGATCCTGATGGGCGCGTTCCTGGAGCCCGCCGGCACGTTCGCGTTCCTCGAGGGACGGACCGACGAGCAGAACGCGGTGAAGCTGCCCCAGCGGACCCGCGAGCTCCTGCTGGAGGGCATGCGGCGGGTCGAGGAGGCGGAGCAGCTCGGTCGCGAGCTGGGCGGGCGCGACGTGGTGCTGCACCGGGCCCGGGGCGGCGCGGACGCGGCCGGTGGGCTCGCCGCGCTGGAGGCGCGGCTCGTCGAGGCGGTGGACGGGGTGCGCACGATCGGCGAGGCGGCCCGGGCCGCCAGCCTCACCCTGCGCGAGGCGCTCGCCACCGCGGTGATGCTGGTCCGCCGCGGCGTGCTGGCGGCCCCGGCCGTGCCCGCGGCCCCGGCGCCCGAGCCGGTGCCGGAGACGCCGCGCCCGACCCCGCCGCCCGGCGTGCGCACCTCGGGGCCGTTCGAGATCTACCGCCGCATCTTCGTGCGCGTGCACGAGGCGCTCGCCGCCGCGCAGCCGGACGCCTCGGCGCGGCTCAACAGCTACTTCGAGCGCCTGCCCCCGAAGCAGCGGGCGCTGTTCGAGGGCGTCCGCCTCGCCGAGGACGGGTCGGTGGACGTGATGCTGGTGCTCGCGAACGTGCTCGCGGTCGGGACCTGGACCGGCGCGGCGGCGCGGGCGCGGGCGCTGGAGGCGCTCGAGGACCTGCTCGCGTTCGCGCTGTTCGAGGTGAAGAACTGCCTGCCCCGCCCCGAGGCCGACGCGCTGCTGCGCGAGGTCGGGCGCATGCAGGTCGGAAAGGCCTAG
- a CDS encoding efflux RND transporter periplasmic adaptor subunit, with product MNHRSLMLALALAAPALPVPSLAAEAAAAPAAPARVRAARVDGGGASRTVAANVVAVRRATLSTRLAASVTQVHVEEGQRVAAGQLLVSLADGDVKGGLEAAEAALAAASAHEKRIEALLAERAATTSELEGARAQRAQAAAAVAGARANVGYSLLRAPFAGTVQSRRVNTGDLVGPGQPLLQLEGDALELTASLSDDEARGLAVGKTLPFLAGATRGTAEITALTPGGDPLSHRRGLRARVQKAEGELRSGSFARLVLPAAAGAKAGAGQAALWVPKSALVQRGDLTGVFVADGGKARLRWISPGEPAGEAVLVRAGLRAGETVIDAPGALRDGQAVEVTP from the coding sequence ATGAACCACCGCTCCCTGATGCTCGCGCTCGCGCTCGCCGCCCCGGCGCTCCCCGTCCCCTCCCTCGCCGCCGAGGCCGCGGCCGCCCCCGCGGCGCCGGCCCGCGTCCGCGCCGCCCGCGTGGACGGCGGCGGCGCCAGCCGCACCGTGGCCGCGAACGTGGTCGCGGTGCGCCGCGCCACCCTCTCGACGCGGCTCGCCGCCAGCGTCACCCAGGTGCACGTGGAGGAGGGCCAGCGCGTCGCCGCGGGCCAGCTGCTCGTGTCCCTGGCCGACGGCGACGTGAAGGGCGGCCTCGAGGCCGCCGAGGCCGCGCTCGCCGCCGCCTCCGCCCACGAGAAGCGCATCGAGGCGCTGCTCGCGGAGCGGGCCGCCACCACCTCCGAGCTGGAGGGCGCGCGGGCCCAGCGCGCCCAGGCCGCCGCCGCGGTGGCCGGCGCCCGCGCCAACGTGGGCTACTCGCTGCTCCGCGCCCCGTTCGCCGGCACGGTCCAGTCGCGCCGGGTGAACACCGGCGACCTGGTCGGCCCCGGCCAGCCGCTGCTGCAGCTCGAGGGCGACGCGCTCGAGCTGACCGCCAGCCTCTCCGACGACGAGGCGCGCGGCCTCGCCGTGGGCAAGACCCTCCCGTTCCTCGCCGGCGCCACCCGCGGCACCGCCGAGATCACCGCGCTCACCCCCGGCGGCGATCCCCTCTCCCACCGGCGCGGGCTGCGCGCCCGCGTCCAGAAGGCGGAGGGCGAGCTCCGCTCCGGCTCGTTCGCGCGCCTGGTGTTGCCGGCGGCCGCCGGCGCGAAGGCGGGCGCCGGGCAGGCGGCGCTGTGGGTGCCGAAGAGCGCGCTCGTCCAGCGCGGCGATCTCACCGGCGTGTTCGTGGCCGACGGCGGCAAGGCCCGCCTGCGCTGGATCTCGCCCGGCGAGCCCGCCGGCGAGGCGGTGCTGGTGCGGGCCGGGCTGCGCGCCGGCGAGACCGTCATCGACGCGCCCGGCGCGCTCCGCGACGGGCAGGCGGTGGAGGTGACGCCGTGA
- a CDS encoding ABC transporter ATP-binding protein, giving the protein MSIVAVQGVSKDYMLGKTVVPALRDVTLEIGRGEFLSIAGPSGSGKTTLLNLIGCVDTPTTGVVQVDGKDTSRLSERQLTDLRLRTIGFIFQSFNLVQVLSVFQNVEFPLLLQGGLSRRDREARVLGLLEAVGLASHARHRPSELSGGQRQRVAVARALVTAPSLVLADEPTANLDSATGENIIDLMKEMNARDGTTFVFSTHDPKVMAHASAVIRIADGRIVGREAGQGAAAEAAR; this is encoded by the coding sequence ATGTCCATCGTCGCGGTGCAGGGCGTCTCGAAGGACTACATGCTCGGCAAGACGGTGGTGCCGGCGCTCCGGGACGTGACGCTCGAGATCGGGCGGGGCGAGTTCCTGTCCATCGCCGGGCCGTCGGGCAGCGGGAAGACGACCCTGCTCAACCTCATCGGCTGCGTGGACACGCCCACGACCGGCGTCGTGCAGGTGGACGGGAAGGACACCTCGCGCCTCAGCGAGCGGCAGCTCACCGACCTCCGCCTGCGCACCATCGGCTTCATCTTCCAGAGCTTCAACCTGGTCCAGGTCCTGTCGGTGTTCCAGAACGTGGAGTTCCCGCTGCTGCTCCAGGGCGGGCTCTCGCGGCGGGACCGCGAGGCGCGCGTCCTGGGGCTGCTCGAGGCGGTGGGCCTCGCCAGCCACGCCCGGCACCGTCCCAGCGAGCTGTCCGGCGGCCAGCGCCAGCGCGTCGCGGTGGCCCGCGCGCTCGTGACCGCGCCGTCGCTGGTGCTCGCGGACGAGCCCACCGCCAACCTCGACTCGGCCACCGGCGAGAACATCATCGACCTCATGAAGGAGATGAACGCGCGCGACGGCACCACGTTCGTCTTCTCCACCCACGATCCCAAGGTGATGGCGCACGCCAGCGCGGTGATCCGCATCGCCGACGGGCGCATCGTGGGCCGCGAGGCGGGGCAGGGCGCGGCGGCGGAGGCGGCGCGGTGA